DNA from Mycobacterium sp. SMC-8:
TGATTTCCCGGTAGGGCCACCACGACTGAGGTAGCCTCGCGACATGGAAGTACTACGCTCTGTAGTTGTTTTGCTGCACATCGTCGGCTTTGCCATCACGTTCGGGGCATGGGTGACCGAGGCCGCAGCGGGCCGCTTCCGCACCACCCGGGTGATGGACTACGGCTTGTTGGTCTCGCTGGTGACCGGTCTCGCACTGGCCGCCCCATGGCCCGCCGGGATCGACCTGAACTACCCGAAGATCGGGATCAAGCTGGTGATCCTGGTGATCCTGGGCGCGCTCCTCGGCATGGGCAGCGCCCGGCAGAAGCGCACCGGCGACGCGGTGCCGCGCCCGCTGTTCTACGGGGTCGGGGCGCTGTCGTTCGCTGCGGCGGCGCTCGCCGTGGTGTGGTGACGTCCGTCGTCAGCGGGAGACGTCCGCTTACCATCCGGGCATGACCTCTGCGCCGGAGCACTTCCTCACCGACGGGCACGGCGGCGTCCGGATCGTCGCCGACCGGCTAGGGGAACCCGGCGCGCGTGCCGTGGTGTTCCTGCACGGTGGCGGTCAGACCCGGCGGTCGTGGGGCAAGGCCGCTGCCGCGGTGGCCCGCCGCGGCTGGCAGGCCGTCACCGTCGACCTGCGCGGCCACGGCGAGTCCGACTGGTCGCCCGACGGTGACTACCGGGTGGCCAGCTTCGCCGCCGACGTGGCCGCGATCCTGCACCGGTTGCCGCCGCACCCGGTGCTGGTGGGCGCCTCACTCGGGGGTCTGACCTCGATGCTGCTCGCCGGTGAGCTCGAGCGTGGCATCGCCGCGGCGGTCGTCCTCGTCGACATCGTGCCCGACATGGACCCCTCGGGCGCGCAGAGAATCCACGCGTTCATGGCCGAGAAGATGGTCGACGGCTTCGGCTCGCTCGACGAGGTCGCCGACATGATCGCCGAGTTCAACCCGCACCGGCCCCGTCCGTCGGACCTCGACGGCTTGCGAAACAATCTGCGCCGCAGGGGAGACCGCTGGTATTGGCATTGGGACCCGCAGTTCATCGACGGATCGGCGGCCAAACCGCCGCTCGAGGTCACCGACACCGACCGCCTGCACACGGCCGTCGACGCGATCCTGTCCGACGGGGTGCCGATGCTGCTGGTGCGCGGTCAGGTCAGCGACCTGGTCAGCCGTGAGCGCGCCGAGGCATTTCTTGAGCGCTTCCCGCAGATCGCCTTCGTCGACGTCGACGGCGCCGGACACATGGTGGCCGGGGACCGCAACGATCTGTTCGCTGACGCGGTGCTCGAATTCCTGGCCCGTGTCGAAGTCGCCAAACCGTGACCATCCACTGACCGCCGCGCGTATGGTCGGTCCGTGCCGCATCTCACTGCCGAGGACGTGCGCAGCCCCGAGCTGACCCGCTTGACCGGACTTCCTTTCGATGACGACGACGCGGTGCTGCGCGCCGCGATCGACGACGCCAGCGTGCCGGCACTGCTGATGTCGATGGTGCACATGACCGGCGATCTGCGGATCCTCGACGAACTGCCGCGCCCCTTCATGCTCATCGCGATGGACCTGCAGGGCGGGATGACCGAATCGGACAAACAGACGGTGCGCGACAAGGCATTTCATGTCGCCCGCGACTACCGCGACCGGGGGTGCCCGGCACCGTTCGTGCCTGACAGGCATCAGCTGCGGGTGATGCTCGACGTCATCTCCGCCGGCCAGGTCACCGACGAACTCGTCGACTACATCGCCGCCGATCTGCGGGTCACCGATACCGACCAGAACGGCCCCGTGCCGGTGTCGACCCCCGAGCAGCGTGCGGGGTTCCCGGTCGTCGTGATCGGTGCGGGAGAGGCGGGACTGCTGGCCGGCATCAAGCTCAAACAGGCCGGCGTGCCGTTCACCATCGTCGAGCGGCAATCCGGCGTCGGTGGAACCTGGCTGGCGAATCGTTATCCGGGCTGCCGGGTCGACATCGCCAGCCAGTACTACACGTACTCGTTCGAGCCGACCGACCACTGGGAGCACCACTACGCCACGCAACCCGAGATCCTGCAGTACCTGCGCGACGTCACCGACCGCTACGGCATCGCCGAACACATCCGCTTCGACACCGAGGTCACCGGCGCGGTGTGGGACGAACAGGCCGCCCGCTGGCAGGTCCAGGTACGCGGCCGAGACGACCTCGACGGCGCCGTCGAGGAACTGACCGCCTGTGGGCTGATCTGCGCCGTCGGCCAGTTCAGCACCGCGGTCATCCCGGACATCAAGGGCGCCGACGACTTCACCGGGCCGTCCTGCCACACCGCGGACTGGGACGACACCATCGAGGTGGCCGGCAAACGCGTCGCGGTGATCGGCGCCGGCGCCAGCGGATTCCAGCTCGTTCCGGCGATCGCCGGCACCGCCGCGCACGTCGACGTCTATCAGCGCACACCGCAGTGGATGGCGCCCAATGTGCACTACCACGAGGCCGTCAGCGCCGCCGCTCGATGGGCGATCCGGCACCTGCCGTACTACGGCCGGTGGTTGCGCTTCGTGTCATGGTGGCCGATCGCCGACGCGCTCGACGAGCAGATCACGATCGACCCGGACTGGGACACCGGTGGATTATCGGTCAGCGCAGGCAATCAGGGGATCCGGGACATGTTCATCGCATGGATGCGGGCCTTCACCGACGACGAGGAACTTCTCGCCCAGGTGACCCCGATGTATCCGCCGATGGGCAAGCGCACCCTGCAGGATGACGGCACCTGGCTGACCACCCTGCAGCGTAATGACGTCGAACTGGTCACCGCCGGGATCGCCGAGATCACCGCAGACGGGGTCACCGACGTCACCGGAATGCACCGTCGCGCCGATGTGCTGGTGTGGGCCACCGGATTCGACGTCAACCATCAACTCGGGCCGATCGACATCCGCGGCACCGGCGGGCTCGGGCTCAACGAGGTGTGGGGTGACGCCGCCTTCGCCTACCTCGGCGTCACGGTGGCGGGCTTCCCGAACTTCTACTGCATGTTCGGTCCCGGCACCAACGCCGTCAACGGCGCCAGCATCATCTACAACTCCGAGTGTCAGATGCGCTACATCCTCGGCTGCATCGACATGACCTTGGCCGCCGCCACGGCCTGCGCCGCCCCCAAAGCGCAGGTGTGCACCGATTACGACCGCCGCAGCCAGAACCGGTTGAAATCGATGGTCTACGCCCATCCCTCGGTCAGCAGCTACTACAAGAACAGCGCCGGGGAGCTGCCGACGCTGTTCGCGTGGCGCATCGCCGACTACTGGAAATGGACGAGTCGGCCCGACGCGGCCGACTATGAACTGAAATGAGTTCGAGCACAGGAGAAGTCATGACAGGACGGCTTGCCGGCAAGGTCGCGCTCATCAGCGGCGGGGCCAGAGGCATGGGCGCCTCGCACGCCCGGGTGATGGCCGCACACGGTGCGAAGGTCGTCTGTGGCGACATCCTCGATGCCGAGGGTGGGCAGGTGGCCGAGGAGCTGGGCGACGTCGCCCGCTACGTGCACCTCGACGTCACCCGCCCGCAGGACTGGGATGCGGCCGTGGCCACCGCGGTCGCCGAGTTCGGGAGCCTGGACATCCTGGTCAACAACGCCGGCATCTTGAACATCGGCACCGTCGAGGACTACGAACTCGCCGAATGGCACCGCATCCTCGACATCAACCTCACCGGCGTGTTCCTCGGTATCCGGGCGGTCACACCGATCATGAAGAGCGCCGGGCGGGGCTCGATCATCAACATCTCCTCGATCGAGGGAATGGCCGGCACCATAGGCTGCCACGGCTACACCGCCACCAAATTCGCCGTCCGCGGCCTGACCAAGTCTGTCGCCCTCGAGTTGGGGCCGTACGGAATCCGGGTGAACTCGGTGCACCCCGGCTTGGTCAAAACCCCGATGGCCGACTGGGTGCCCGAGGACATCTTCCAGTCCGCGCTGGGCCGGATCGCCCAGCCGCACGAGGTCAGCAATCTCGTGGTGTATCTGGCCGGCGATGAGTCCAGCTATTCGACCGGAGCCGAATTCGTCGTCGACGGCGGCACCATCGCCGGTCTCGCGCACAAGGATTTCTCCGCGGTGAATGTCGACCAGCAGCCGGAATGGGTCACCTGAGCCCGCCGGGAGGGCCGGTTCCGGTCTGATCGATCCGCCTGCCCAGTTCGGCGCGCGAGCTGATGCCCAGTTTGCGGTAGATCTTCGTGAGGTTGTGCTCCACGGTCTTCGCGCTGATGAACATCGCCGCCGCGATGTCCTTGTTGGTCGCACCGGTCGCGGCCATCTCGGCGACCCGCTGCTCGGACGGCGTCAACTGACTCAGATCCTCGGACGGGGCGACGACCGCGCGGGCCAGCTCGGCCTGTGTCCGCCGTGCCCACAACGGCGTGCCCAGCTCCTCGAATGTCTGCATCGCCGCGTTCAGATTCGTTGCCGCCGACTGCTTCTGGCGTAACCGGCGCTGCAGCTGGCCGAGCAGAAGCTGGGTGCGGGCCCGCTCGAACGGCATCGGGAGAAGGTCGTGCTCGACCATCGCGCGGTGTGCGACCTGTTCGGCCCCCACCACGTCGCCGCGAGCTGCGAGCAGCATCGCGCGGCACCTTGCGCCGACCGCCTTCATCCAGTGCCGGTCGTGCTCGATGCCGTTCTGCTCCAGTGCGGCGGTGAGGAACTCGGCGTCGTCGAGGCGTCCCGTTCCCACCATCGCCTCGATGACGTCGGGCAGGTGCCACGCATACATCAACTCGGTGGCCGGAGTCCGGCCGGTGTCGAGGAACTTCACGTCCAGCGCCTGCAGCGCTTCCCGGTGATTGCCGAGAGACTCCTCAAGAAAGCACAACGTCATCCCCGGCCAGTCGGCGATGTGGGAGGCCTGCCGATTCGCGATAGCCCCGAGCACCCACCGGGCGTCGGCGCGGGCGTCGTCCACCTGCCCGGCGTAGGCCGCCAACGCACCCCGCACGGTCATCGGGATGATCAGCACGTCGTCCCCGCCGAGCTGCTGGGCGCGCTCGACCGCCTCGGCGGCCTCGGTCTGGGCGTCGGCGAGCCGGCCTCGCCACAGATGGTTGATCGCCAAGAACCCTGCGATGGCCATCATGTCGCTCTCGGCCCCGCGCTCGACGCACACCGCGCGCACCGCCGTCAGTTCGTCATGGGCCTGGTCGAGGCGCCCGGTCCACGACATCCCCAGCGCATGCACGAACGGTGCCCGGAAGATGATCGGCACGTCCAGGCTGCTGTCGTAGAGGTCCATGGCACGCTGCAACGCGTCCTCGTCGAGCCCGTGGCCGCACTGGAAGTTCACATGCACCGACCACGCCAGGGCGGCGCTGGTGATGCCCGGTACCCCGAGTTCCTCGGCGAGTTTGACCGCGTCGCGAACATACCGGCGGGCGTCGTCGAGCTCACCGATGCTGTTGAGCGCGAACGACAGTCGCAACAGCACCTGCACCAGGATCGCGACGTTGCCCGCCCCGTCGTCGAGCGCGCCGCGCAGCAGCGCAACCGCTTCCGCATGTTGGTTCTCGTACATGCGCACCGTCGCCAGCAGGCTCGATGCCAACGCCCGCAGGATCGGCGGCTCGATCGCGTCGACGCTTCCCAATGCGGCGGCGGCCTTGGCCGTATCCCCGGCCAAAAAGTGATTCTCGGCGGACTTGATGCGGCGCAGTGGGTTGTCGCCGCCGAGCCCGATAGCCAGATCGACCAATTCGGCCGCCGCCGCCGGTGCGCCGCGCGCCCGAGCGGAGTCTGCGGCCTGGTCGAGCGCGGCGAAGATCTCGTCGTCTCCGCTGGCCGAGGCGAGCGCCAGGTGCCGGGCCTTCAACTCGGGCTGGGATTCCAGCGCGCCCATCGTGCGGTGCATCGCGCGCCGTGCCGTCGGCCCGGCGTCGGTGTACACCCCGTTGGCCAGCAGCGGATGGGTGAACCGGACCCGGTTGCCCTCGAGGGTGACGATGCCCGAGGCCTCCGCCGGTCCGAGCCGTTCGGTCACCTCTGCTGCCGAGATGCCGTGGGCCCGCCCCAGCAGTTCCACGGTCGCGTCGGCCACACAGGCGACGCTGAGCAGCATCGACCGGGTCGGTTCGTCGAGCAGACCGATGCGGCGCCGCACCACCTCCGCCAGCGTCGCCGGAAGCGGCGGCTCGCCCGTGGCCGGCCCGTCACCCATCGCATGTGCCAGCTCGAGCGCGAAAAACGGATTGCCGCCGGAGATCTCGGCGATGCGGAGCATCGACGGCCGGGACAGCGGGCGGCCCAGCCGTTCGGAGATCAGCGCGTGCAGCGCACCGGTGGTCATCGGGCGCACGAATATCCGGTCCAACCCGTCGGGCCGGTCCAGCCGCAACCAGCCCGCGGTCGCGCCCTCGCCGGGTGCGCACCGCTCGGTCACCAGCACCCCGAACGGTCCGCGCAGGCGGCGGACCGCGAACTCCACGGCCGCGCGACTCGAGGTGTCCAGCCATTGCGCGTCGTCGATCGCGAGCAACACCGGCGAGTCCTCGGCCAGCGCGTGCAACACCGACACGAATCCGGCGGCCACCGTGCGCTGATCGGTCGGCGGGCCGTCGGCGCCGGCACGCAGTAGCACCCGGTCCAGCGCCAGCCGCTGCAGCGCGGGCAGCGGGGTGAAGTAGTTCTCCTCGACGTCCCCGAGCAGGTCGGCCAGCGCGGCGAACGCCATCACCGATTCCGCCTGTCCGACCCTGGCGGTCAGCACGCGGAAGCCATGTTCGCCGGCCTGCCGAAGCTGGCGCAGCCACAGGGTGGTCTTACCGATCCCGGCCTCGCCCTCGATGACGAGCCCGGTCGGCTGAGTTGACGCCGAGGCCAGGAAACCAGCAACGCGCGGATCATCGACTGATCGCTCCCCAGCGCCGGACACGTGGCCCATCATCCCAGCGGGCAAAGTCTCGCGCACCATATCGGCGGCATTCCGCTATCGAACCGCGACCACAACCTTGCCCTTGGCGGTGCGCTCCTCCAGCGACGCGATCGCCTCGGCGGCGCGGTCGAGCGGGTAGACCACCGGGTCGGGAGCCGGCACCGCCCCCGAGGCCAGCAACGGCTCCAGGTCGGCCCACTGCTCCTGCAGGTAACCGGGATGCGTCATGGTCCATGCGCCCCAGCCCACCCCGACCGCGTCGACGTTGTTGAGCAGCAGCCGGTTCACCTTCACCGTCGGAATCTCCCCGCCGGTGAACCCCACCACCAGCAGTCGACCGCCCTGGGCCAGCGAGCGCAGGGAGTCGGTGAACCGGTCGCCGCCGACCGGGTCGACCACCATGTCCACCCCGCGCCCACCCGTCAACTCCTTGACCGCGTCCTTGAACCCGTCGGCGAGCACGACGTCGGACGCGCCGGCGGCGCGGGCCACCTCCGCCTTGTCCTCGGTGCTGACCACCGCGATGGTGCGCGAAGCGCCGAACGCGGGCGCAAGACGCAGCGTCGAGGTGCCGATGCCGCCGGCGGCGCCGTGCACCAGCACGGTGTCGCCGGGCTGCAGACGGCCGCGGGTGCGCAACGCGAAATGCACCGTCAGATCGTTGAACAAGATGCCCGCGCCGTCCGTGAAAGACAGTGATTCGGGCAGCTTGAACACCCGCTCCGGCTGCAGCGCAACGACTTCGGCCATCGCCCCGCAGAGCATCGTCAGGCCGGCCACGCGGTCCCCGGGCCGCACGTGCGCGTCGGCGGGCGCGCTGCGCACCACACCGGCGACCTCGGCGCCCGGGATGTAGGGCATCGCCGGCTTGTACTGGTAGAGCCCGCGGGACTGCAGCGCGTCGGGGAAAGCCACGCCGGCGGCGTGCACATCCACCAGCACGGTGGCGTCGTCGGCCGCGGGCTCGTCGATCTCGACGAGCCGGGCGGCTTGCGGGCCCGAGAGTTCGGCTATCTGTATCGCACGCATTACCGGCCTTCCTGATGGTCGTCGCAGACCATTTAACCCACCCGCGGTTCGGCGCCTCACCGGCGGTCTGGCGCGGGGTACAGTCACGTACCGGCAAAGTCGCCGAAACCCACAGGAGCAGCGCATGGCACGACGGAGCAGCACCCGATCGCGGGGGCGGGGGTTCGCCCCGGCCCAGGCCCTGCCGCCGGGACGCATCGTCGACGTGCGGTCCCGGGACGGTGTGCGGCTGCACGCCGAGGTCTTCGGGCCCGAAGACGGCTACCCCATCGTGCTTGCGCACGGCATCACGTGCGCGCTGCGCGTGTGGGCCTGTCAGATCGCCGACCTGGCCCGTGATCACCGGGTGATCGCGTTCGACCACCGCGGTCACGGCCGCAGCGCGATCCCGCCGCGGCGCGGCGGCTACAGCCTGGATTACCTGGCCGGCGATCTCGATGCCGTGCTGGAGGCCACGCTGGCGCCGGGCGAGCGCGCGGTGATCGCCGGGCATTCGATGGGCGGTATCGCGATCTCGTCATGGTCCGAGCGGCTGCCGCACCGCGTCGAGG
Protein-coding regions in this window:
- a CDS encoding Fe-S protein translates to MEVLRSVVVLLHIVGFAITFGAWVTEAAAGRFRTTRVMDYGLLVSLVTGLALAAPWPAGIDLNYPKIGIKLVILVILGALLGMGSARQKRTGDAVPRPLFYGVGALSFAAAALAVVW
- a CDS encoding LuxR family transcriptional regulator, producing MGHVSGAGERSVDDPRVAGFLASASTQPTGLVIEGEAGIGKTTLWLRQLRQAGEHGFRVLTARVGQAESVMAFAALADLLGDVEENYFTPLPALQRLALDRVLLRAGADGPPTDQRTVAAGFVSVLHALAEDSPVLLAIDDAQWLDTSSRAAVEFAVRRLRGPFGVLVTERCAPGEGATAGWLRLDRPDGLDRIFVRPMTTGALHALISERLGRPLSRPSMLRIAEISGGNPFFALELAHAMGDGPATGEPPLPATLAEVVRRRIGLLDEPTRSMLLSVACVADATVELLGRAHGISAAEVTERLGPAEASGIVTLEGNRVRFTHPLLANGVYTDAGPTARRAMHRTMGALESQPELKARHLALASASGDDEIFAALDQAADSARARGAPAAAAELVDLAIGLGGDNPLRRIKSAENHFLAGDTAKAAAALGSVDAIEPPILRALASSLLATVRMYENQHAEAVALLRGALDDGAGNVAILVQVLLRLSFALNSIGELDDARRYVRDAVKLAEELGVPGITSAALAWSVHVNFQCGHGLDEDALQRAMDLYDSSLDVPIIFRAPFVHALGMSWTGRLDQAHDELTAVRAVCVERGAESDMMAIAGFLAINHLWRGRLADAQTEAAEAVERAQQLGGDDVLIIPMTVRGALAAYAGQVDDARADARWVLGAIANRQASHIADWPGMTLCFLEESLGNHREALQALDVKFLDTGRTPATELMYAWHLPDVIEAMVGTGRLDDAEFLTAALEQNGIEHDRHWMKAVGARCRAMLLAARGDVVGAEQVAHRAMVEHDLLPMPFERARTQLLLGQLQRRLRQKQSAATNLNAAMQTFEELGTPLWARRTQAELARAVVAPSEDLSQLTPSEQRVAEMAATGATNKDIAAAMFISAKTVEHNLTKIYRKLGISSRAELGRRIDQTGTGPPGGLR
- a CDS encoding NADPH:quinone oxidoreductase family protein produces the protein MRAIQIAELSGPQAARLVEIDEPAADDATVLVDVHAAGVAFPDALQSRGLYQYKPAMPYIPGAEVAGVVRSAPADAHVRPGDRVAGLTMLCGAMAEVVALQPERVFKLPESLSFTDGAGILFNDLTVHFALRTRGRLQPGDTVLVHGAAGGIGTSTLRLAPAFGASRTIAVVSTEDKAEVARAAGASDVVLADGFKDAVKELTGGRGVDMVVDPVGGDRFTDSLRSLAQGGRLLVVGFTGGEIPTVKVNRLLLNNVDAVGVGWGAWTMTHPGYLQEQWADLEPLLASGAVPAPDPVVYPLDRAAEAIASLEERTAKGKVVVAVR
- a CDS encoding alpha/beta fold hydrolase; the protein is MTSAPEHFLTDGHGGVRIVADRLGEPGARAVVFLHGGGQTRRSWGKAAAAVARRGWQAVTVDLRGHGESDWSPDGDYRVASFAADVAAILHRLPPHPVLVGASLGGLTSMLLAGELERGIAAAVVLVDIVPDMDPSGAQRIHAFMAEKMVDGFGSLDEVADMIAEFNPHRPRPSDLDGLRNNLRRRGDRWYWHWDPQFIDGSAAKPPLEVTDTDRLHTAVDAILSDGVPMLLVRGQVSDLVSRERAEAFLERFPQIAFVDVDGAGHMVAGDRNDLFADAVLEFLARVEVAKP
- a CDS encoding glucose 1-dehydrogenase; translation: MTGRLAGKVALISGGARGMGASHARVMAAHGAKVVCGDILDAEGGQVAEELGDVARYVHLDVTRPQDWDAAVATAVAEFGSLDILVNNAGILNIGTVEDYELAEWHRILDINLTGVFLGIRAVTPIMKSAGRGSIINISSIEGMAGTIGCHGYTATKFAVRGLTKSVALELGPYGIRVNSVHPGLVKTPMADWVPEDIFQSALGRIAQPHEVSNLVVYLAGDESSYSTGAEFVVDGGTIAGLAHKDFSAVNVDQQPEWVT
- a CDS encoding NAD(P)/FAD-dependent oxidoreductase; protein product: MPHLTAEDVRSPELTRLTGLPFDDDDAVLRAAIDDASVPALLMSMVHMTGDLRILDELPRPFMLIAMDLQGGMTESDKQTVRDKAFHVARDYRDRGCPAPFVPDRHQLRVMLDVISAGQVTDELVDYIAADLRVTDTDQNGPVPVSTPEQRAGFPVVVIGAGEAGLLAGIKLKQAGVPFTIVERQSGVGGTWLANRYPGCRVDIASQYYTYSFEPTDHWEHHYATQPEILQYLRDVTDRYGIAEHIRFDTEVTGAVWDEQAARWQVQVRGRDDLDGAVEELTACGLICAVGQFSTAVIPDIKGADDFTGPSCHTADWDDTIEVAGKRVAVIGAGASGFQLVPAIAGTAAHVDVYQRTPQWMAPNVHYHEAVSAAARWAIRHLPYYGRWLRFVSWWPIADALDEQITIDPDWDTGGLSVSAGNQGIRDMFIAWMRAFTDDEELLAQVTPMYPPMGKRTLQDDGTWLTTLQRNDVELVTAGIAEITADGVTDVTGMHRRADVLVWATGFDVNHQLGPIDIRGTGGLGLNEVWGDAAFAYLGVTVAGFPNFYCMFGPGTNAVNGASIIYNSECQMRYILGCIDMTLAAATACAAPKAQVCTDYDRRSQNRLKSMVYAHPSVSSYYKNSAGELPTLFAWRIADYWKWTSRPDAADYELK